A portion of the Mesobacillus boroniphilus genome contains these proteins:
- the yutH gene encoding spore coat putative kinase YutH, whose product MFQKLLKEVYGISADSEVSLGRYHGYKLNEGLYLIMDANGVKEQEISELARIADHMQKAGDRNVSMLLADKEGKQICDWEGRKYCVLMNRAVPMPEKIRTGRKLAKFHGRGRQIPFKVESMNRVGQWKQLWEKRLDQMEKVWSGKLYTEPENDFEKMFMESFPYYMGLSENAIQYLADTEIDDKPTKIDHGTVCHERFTNRVWRGTYFVKNPFEWVFDHGSRDIAEWVRDRYFANIQTSQPEIKNFLAEYQSITVLSPFSWRLLYARLLFPLHYYETVENYYITQSEQTKRQLEDRLRKYLNQSSEHERFLSHFYHLSDAPVKAAKLPAVDWLLR is encoded by the coding sequence ATGTTTCAAAAGTTGTTAAAAGAAGTATATGGGATTTCGGCAGATTCAGAAGTATCTCTTGGAAGATATCATGGATATAAGCTTAATGAAGGGCTTTATTTGATTATGGACGCTAATGGTGTAAAAGAGCAAGAAATAAGCGAGCTGGCGAGGATTGCTGACCATATGCAAAAAGCTGGGGATCGGAATGTATCGATGCTGCTTGCGGACAAGGAAGGGAAGCAAATTTGTGATTGGGAGGGCAGGAAATACTGTGTGTTGATGAACCGCGCAGTCCCTATGCCTGAAAAAATAAGAACAGGCAGAAAGCTGGCCAAATTCCACGGAAGAGGCCGGCAAATCCCATTCAAAGTAGAAAGCATGAACAGGGTGGGCCAATGGAAACAGCTCTGGGAAAAGCGGCTCGATCAGATGGAGAAGGTTTGGAGCGGAAAGCTTTATACTGAACCGGAGAACGATTTTGAGAAGATGTTCATGGAATCTTTTCCGTATTACATGGGGCTATCTGAAAATGCAATTCAATATCTAGCTGATACAGAGATTGATGATAAGCCGACAAAAATTGACCATGGGACTGTTTGCCATGAGCGCTTTACTAACAGGGTCTGGAGAGGAACGTATTTTGTGAAAAATCCTTTTGAATGGGTATTCGACCACGGCAGCCGGGACATCGCTGAATGGGTCAGAGATCGTTATTTTGCCAACATCCAGACGAGCCAGCCGGAAATCAAGAACTTTCTGGCAGAATACCAATCAATCACCGTGCTGTCACCGTTCTCATGGAGGCTGCTTTACGCCAGACTGCTGTTCCCACTCCATTACTATGAGACAGTTGAAAATTACTATATAACACAATCAGAACAGACGAAGCGACAGCTTGAGGACCGCTTGCGGAAGTATCTGAATCAAAGCAGTGAACATGAGCGGTTCTTGAGCCATTTTTACCATCTGAGTGATGCACCGGTAAAAGCAGCGAAACTTCCGGCAGTCGATTGGTTATTACGATAG
- a CDS encoding phosphatidylglycerophosphatase A family protein — translation MLEKKRAIHMTEKTARKWLHERGVEIEDIANLVYFLQEKYHPDLQMDDCIENVERVLSKREVQNAILTGIQLDILAEQKKLGEPLQSIIETDESLYGVDEILAFSIVNIYGSIGFTNYGFIDKAKPGILEKLNDKEATGKCHTFLDDIVGAVAAAASSRLAHRAANIED, via the coding sequence ATGTTAGAAAAGAAACGCGCCATCCATATGACAGAGAAAACTGCCCGGAAGTGGCTCCATGAACGTGGAGTTGAAATAGAAGATATCGCCAATCTTGTCTATTTCCTGCAGGAAAAGTACCATCCAGACCTGCAGATGGATGACTGTATCGAAAATGTTGAACGAGTTCTATCCAAGCGTGAAGTCCAGAATGCAATATTGACAGGAATACAATTGGATATCCTCGCAGAGCAAAAGAAGCTTGGAGAACCACTGCAATCCATTATTGAAACAGACGAAAGCTTGTACGGCGTGGATGAAATCCTTGCATTTTCAATCGTGAATATATATGGTTCTATTGGTTTCACAAATTATGGATTCATTGATAAAGCGAAACCAGGCATTCTGGAAAAGCTTAATGATAAAGAAGCTACCGGCAAGTGCCATACTTTCCTTGATGACATAGTTGGAGCAGTCGCTGCTGCAGCATCAAGCCGCCTTGCCCACAGAGCGGCAAATATAGAGGATTAA
- a CDS encoding DUF86 domain-containing protein, which yields MYFVDRDQIEETLQFLDRQIDFFESNGPWETPMEKSALERTAHTMVEAVLDVGNAMIDGFIMRDPGSYEDIIDILDDEKVVTPEMSGGLKKIVLFRKMLVQQYTEVDHVSLIETFKSELPHLKLFSVKVREYLTNELGPVSAFKK from the coding sequence ATGTACTTTGTCGACAGGGATCAAATCGAAGAAACATTGCAATTTTTAGACAGGCAAATCGACTTTTTTGAAAGTAATGGACCATGGGAAACGCCAATGGAAAAATCAGCTCTCGAGCGGACAGCACATACGATGGTAGAAGCTGTACTCGATGTGGGCAATGCAATGATTGATGGCTTCATCATGCGCGATCCGGGAAGTTATGAGGACATCATTGATATTTTGGATGATGAAAAAGTAGTCACTCCGGAAATGAGCGGAGGACTGAAAAAAATCGTCCTGTTCCGGAAGATGCTTGTCCAGCAGTATACTGAAGTGGACCATGTCAGTTTGATTGAAACCTTCAAGTCCGAGCTTCCTCATCTGAAGCTTTTTTCGGTAAAAGTGAGGGAATACCTAACGAATGAGCTAGGGCCGGTTTCCGCTTTTAAAAAGTAA
- a CDS encoding TIGR01457 family HAD-type hydrolase, whose amino-acid sequence MKKYNGYLIDLDGTMYRGSERIEAASDFIKRLIEAEIPYLFVTNNSSRTPAQVAEKLRGFDIPTTEEQVFTTSQATANYIYEQKQDATVYVIGEEGIQTAIQEKGLKFAGEDADFVVSGIDRGITYEKLAVGCLAVRNGATFISTNGDIAIPTERGLLPGNGSLTSVIAVSTQTDPIFIGKPESVIMEQALKVLGTGKEETLMVGDYYDTDILAGMRAGMDTLLVHTGVTTRELLKGYKEMPTYTVDSLDDWEV is encoded by the coding sequence ATGAAAAAATATAATGGGTATTTAATCGACTTGGATGGGACAATGTATCGAGGCTCAGAACGGATAGAAGCGGCTTCTGATTTTATAAAAAGGCTGATTGAAGCTGAAATCCCATATCTGTTCGTTACGAATAATTCATCGCGCACACCTGCACAGGTGGCGGAAAAGCTCCGCGGCTTTGATATTCCAACGACTGAAGAGCAAGTGTTCACAACAAGCCAGGCAACAGCGAACTATATTTATGAACAAAAACAAGATGCGACCGTATATGTGATTGGCGAAGAGGGAATCCAGACAGCGATTCAGGAAAAAGGTCTGAAATTCGCCGGGGAAGACGCTGATTTCGTTGTTTCAGGAATCGACCGCGGCATTACATATGAAAAGCTGGCTGTCGGCTGCCTTGCGGTAAGAAATGGGGCGACCTTCATTTCGACAAATGGGGATATCGCAATCCCAACTGAACGAGGCTTGCTGCCGGGGAACGGTTCGTTGACTTCCGTAATTGCTGTATCTACGCAAACAGATCCCATTTTTATCGGGAAGCCGGAATCTGTGATTATGGAACAGGCTTTAAAGGTACTTGGTACAGGCAAAGAGGAAACTCTTATGGTCGGGGATTACTATGATACCGACATCCTCGCAGGCATGAGAGCAGGGATGGACACACTCCTCGTCCATACAGGGGTAACGACCAGGGAACTGTTGAAAGGGTATAAAGAAATGCCAACTTATACAGTGGATTCGCTGGACGATTGGGAAGTTTAA
- a CDS encoding EAL domain-containing protein — translation MLPHSSIRYYPPQFILRNPVVSGVKKAFNSGFEVAVIAYTIKNHQELASQLGEESWKFHKALKRHFKIVIEKEIDKEDMIVLHDYYSDSLSLFMRIDHNRYCISEIDAKMKKILREAESRIFHEYPTVQPIFDTGFIFIDKSVGSVHGAVLKAHQQAFAMAEKRIQTEFNEMVYEMKRIIAQQNIKLLAQPIIDVATKEIRAWEMLTRGPEGTALESPLQLFSVARQTNTLYDLEMIVLRKTLDQITSTGCLDDIFINFTPITLGNSRFVRDLKNMMQSYDNIQPNQITLEITERDSIEGIENFIYNIKVLRGMGIKIAVDDTGAGYASLNTISEIMPDVIKIDRSVIENIDKNSVKESMLKGLLLVAREAGSTVIAEGIENEHEASVLSRNKVELAQGYFYARPGLLKTV, via the coding sequence ATGTTGCCGCATTCATCAATTCGTTATTACCCTCCTCAGTTCATTTTGCGAAACCCTGTTGTCTCAGGGGTGAAGAAAGCTTTCAACAGTGGCTTTGAAGTTGCTGTTATTGCATACACAATTAAGAATCACCAGGAGCTTGCTTCGCAGCTTGGTGAGGAGAGCTGGAAGTTTCATAAGGCTTTGAAACGGCATTTCAAAATCGTTATTGAAAAAGAAATCGACAAAGAGGACATGATTGTCCTGCATGATTACTATAGCGACAGTCTGAGCCTGTTTATGCGGATTGACCATAATAGGTACTGTATTTCTGAAATTGATGCGAAAATGAAAAAAATCCTCAGGGAAGCGGAGAGTAGGATTTTTCATGAGTATCCTACTGTCCAGCCTATCTTTGATACAGGTTTTATTTTTATTGATAAATCGGTGGGCTCTGTTCACGGTGCTGTATTAAAGGCACACCAGCAAGCCTTTGCGATGGCTGAAAAACGAATCCAAACCGAATTTAATGAAATGGTTTATGAAATGAAAAGAATTATCGCGCAGCAAAATATCAAGCTTTTAGCGCAGCCTATCATAGACGTTGCGACTAAGGAAATCCGGGCGTGGGAGATGCTGACCAGAGGACCGGAGGGAACTGCACTTGAGAGCCCATTGCAGCTTTTCTCTGTTGCACGGCAGACGAATACGCTCTATGACCTAGAAATGATCGTATTGAGAAAAACGCTGGACCAAATCACTTCAACTGGCTGCCTGGATGATATCTTTATCAACTTTACGCCGATCACCCTCGGGAATTCCCGATTCGTCCGGGACCTGAAAAACATGATGCAATCATATGACAACATCCAGCCAAATCAGATCACTTTAGAAATTACCGAGAGGGACTCGATTGAGGGAATCGAGAATTTTATCTATAATATAAAGGTGTTAAGAGGAATGGGAATTAAAATAGCGGTTGATGATACTGGAGCGGGATATGCCAGCTTGAATACGATCAGTGAAATCATGCCGGATGTCATCAAAATCGACCGTTCTGTCATCGAAAATATTGATAAGAACTCTGTGAAAGAGTCAATGCTGAAAGGGCTGCTGCTTGTTGCAAGGGAAGCGGGGTCCACGGTCATTGCGGAAGGAATCGAAAATGAGCATGAAGCATCGGTCCTCTCACGGAACAAGGTTGAACTGGCACAAGGTTATTTTTATGCCCGTCCTGGATTACTGAAAACCGTCTAG